One Streptosporangium sp. NBC_01495 DNA window includes the following coding sequences:
- a CDS encoding DUF1702 family protein — protein sequence MARLLWQDPAQVGFGVRRFRLGPARERLEGAVEAFMAGFNAVVAGETGRIDDLHEELRGFAYEGAGMACTTLDVLTLTGGRRLRELLSGQGVRYPHLIHMGAGWAYARMRLRPMWGIHSVHPLLRWLAHDGFGFHQGFFSSDRTVGRQRAAGLMDRTRRAIFDQGLGRMLWFHECAGAGDVVLRIAEFPAGRRADLWSGVGLAATYAGGASTADLERLASAAAEDGFRAHLAQGCAFACASRLISAVVPEHTLAAAPVLCGAEADEAAGWTGTALVALGHNAHSGDHYQAWRAGIRKAWARRDRDS from the coding sequence GTGGCCCGGCTGCTGTGGCAGGACCCCGCCCAGGTGGGGTTCGGGGTGCGGCGGTTCCGGCTGGGACCGGCGCGCGAGCGACTGGAGGGCGCGGTAGAGGCGTTCATGGCCGGCTTCAACGCGGTGGTCGCCGGGGAGACCGGGCGGATCGACGACCTCCACGAGGAGCTGCGCGGCTTCGCGTACGAGGGCGCGGGCATGGCCTGCACCACCCTCGACGTGCTCACCCTCACCGGCGGGCGCCGGCTCAGGGAACTGCTGAGCGGGCAGGGCGTGCGCTACCCGCACCTCATCCACATGGGCGCCGGCTGGGCGTACGCCCGCATGCGGCTGCGGCCGATGTGGGGCATCCACTCGGTGCACCCGCTGCTGCGCTGGCTGGCCCACGACGGCTTCGGCTTCCACCAGGGTTTCTTCTCCTCCGACCGCACGGTGGGACGCCAGCGCGCCGCCGGGCTCATGGACCGGACCCGGCGGGCGATCTTCGACCAGGGGCTGGGGCGGATGCTCTGGTTCCACGAGTGCGCGGGGGCGGGCGACGTCGTGCTGCGCATCGCCGAGTTTCCCGCGGGACGCCGCGCCGACCTGTGGAGCGGGGTGGGCCTGGCCGCCACGTACGCCGGGGGCGCGAGCACCGCGGACCTGGAGCGGCTGGCCTCGGCGGCGGCCGAGGACGGCTTCCGCGCCCACCTCGCCCAGGGCTGCGCCTTCGCCTGCGCCTCCCGGCTGATCTCGGCGGTCGTCCCCGAACACACCCTCGCCGCCGCCCCCGTGCTGTGCGGGGCCGAGGCCGACGAGGCCGCGGGCTGGACCGGCACCGCGCTCGTCGCGCTGGGCCACAACGCGCACAGCGGCGACCACTACCAGGCCTGGCGGGCGGGGATCCGGAAGGCCTGGGCACGACGCGACCGCGATTCATGA
- a CDS encoding CRTAC1 family protein, which translates to MGTVPGVRRYAAGVLALVAATAGWRLTALPDTSAVETSADFSFHARSLGPPAQADDRVLRPVAPGYANLRSLVSALGAGVALFDVDGEVVADDLCLVDPRRDTVTVRPAPGTSRGYRPFTLVPPERRRHEAPTGCLPADLDQDGWEDLVVYYWGRSPSLFLRVPGAPPSGAAFRHRALTAEPEIWNTSAATAGDFDGDGRLDLVFGNYFPDGVRVLGGGTAGPGDRGDAVMPDSLSAAANGGGDRLYRATGPALFAEAKGVFDEVEGEGGGWTLALGTQDLDGDGRPELYVANDFGPDHLLVNESVPGRIRFTEARGTRHLTTPPSRVVGRDSFKGMGVAFTDLNADGRPDILVSNLTANHALQEGNFAFVSRPGGLHEGHAPYDDLGEELGLSRSGWSWDVKAADFDNDGTDEIMHATGFVRGEVDRWARLQEAASANDLFLSRPSLWPELRAGDDLSGRDTNTFFTRGPDGRYVDVARRAGVGGDNGDGEGGEGGEGGEGTVSRAFAVGDVDDDGRLDFAVANQWSASVLYSNHGPTAPFVGLRLRLPAGTCGTATATRPARTPKEQTRPEPAYPGQERLGHEQLRHEQPGHEPLGHEQPGEARGRAWPQPGRPWQVYPGPTRPAIGAVATVRLPGGVTRGRQLYPANGHNGVSAPELLFGLGDDVPDSTVPVEISWRDACGGARTASVSLEPGWHRILLADGRASEIRRP; encoded by the coding sequence GTGGGAACGGTGCCGGGGGTTCGCAGGTACGCGGCGGGAGTCCTGGCCCTGGTGGCCGCCACCGCCGGGTGGAGGCTGACCGCCCTGCCGGACACCTCAGCCGTGGAGACCTCCGCCGACTTCTCCTTCCACGCGAGGTCGCTGGGCCCGCCCGCGCAGGCCGATGACCGCGTCCTGCGACCGGTCGCGCCGGGGTACGCCAACCTCAGGAGCCTGGTGTCGGCGCTGGGCGCCGGGGTGGCCCTGTTCGACGTGGACGGCGAGGTCGTCGCCGACGACCTGTGCCTGGTCGATCCCCGCCGCGACACGGTGACCGTCAGGCCCGCACCGGGCACCTCCCGCGGCTACCGGCCGTTCACGCTGGTCCCCCCGGAGCGCAGGCGGCACGAGGCGCCGACGGGGTGCCTGCCCGCCGATCTCGACCAGGACGGCTGGGAGGACCTGGTCGTCTACTACTGGGGCCGCTCCCCCTCCCTGTTCCTGCGCGTACCCGGGGCGCCCCCGTCCGGTGCGGCCTTCCGCCACCGCGCGCTGACCGCCGAACCGGAGATCTGGAACACCAGCGCGGCCACGGCCGGTGACTTCGACGGGGACGGCCGCCTCGACCTGGTCTTCGGCAACTACTTCCCCGACGGCGTCAGGGTGCTGGGCGGCGGCACAGCCGGCCCCGGCGACCGCGGCGACGCCGTGATGCCCGACTCGCTGTCCGCCGCCGCCAACGGGGGCGGCGACCGGCTCTACCGGGCGACGGGACCCGCGCTGTTCGCGGAGGCCAAGGGGGTGTTCGACGAGGTCGAGGGCGAGGGCGGGGGCTGGACCCTCGCGCTGGGCACCCAGGACTTGGACGGCGACGGGCGGCCCGAGCTGTACGTGGCCAACGACTTCGGCCCCGACCACCTGCTGGTCAACGAGTCGGTGCCCGGCAGGATCCGGTTCACCGAGGCCCGGGGCACCCGGCACCTGACGACTCCCCCCTCCCGGGTCGTCGGCCGCGACTCGTTCAAGGGGATGGGGGTGGCCTTCACCGACCTCAACGCCGACGGCAGGCCGGACATCCTGGTGAGCAACCTCACCGCGAACCACGCGCTCCAGGAGGGCAACTTCGCCTTCGTGTCACGGCCCGGCGGGCTCCACGAGGGGCACGCCCCGTACGACGACCTCGGCGAGGAGCTGGGGCTGAGCCGCAGCGGCTGGTCCTGGGACGTCAAGGCCGCCGACTTCGACAACGACGGCACCGACGAGATCATGCACGCGACCGGGTTCGTCAGGGGTGAGGTCGACCGGTGGGCGCGGCTGCAGGAGGCGGCGTCGGCCAACGACCTGTTCCTCTCTCGCCCCTCGCTGTGGCCGGAGCTGAGGGCCGGGGACGACCTGTCGGGCCGTGACACCAACACCTTCTTCACCAGGGGGCCGGACGGCCGCTACGTGGACGTGGCACGGCGAGCCGGTGTCGGCGGCGACAACGGTGACGGCGAGGGCGGCGAGGGCGGCGAGGGCGGCGAGGGTACTGTCAGCCGGGCCTTCGCCGTGGGCGACGTCGACGACGACGGGCGGCTGGACTTCGCGGTCGCCAACCAGTGGTCCGCGTCGGTGCTCTACAGCAACCACGGCCCGACGGCCCCGTTCGTGGGCCTGCGGCTCCGCCTCCCGGCCGGCACCTGCGGCACGGCCACCGCGACCCGTCCCGCGCGGACACCCAAAGAGCAGACCCGACCGGAACCGGCCTATCCCGGACAGGAACGACTCGGACACGAGCAGCTCAGGCACGAACAGCCCGGACACGAACCACTCGGACACGAACAGCCCGGCGAGGCGCGAGGGCGGGCATGGCCCCAGCCGGGACGTCCCTGGCAGGTGTATCCCGGGCCGACGCGACCCGCCATCGGAGCCGTCGCCACGGTGCGCCTGCCCGGCGGGGTCACGCGCGGCAGGCAGCTCTACCCCGCCAACGGCCACAACGGCGTCTCCGCGCCCGAGTTGCTGTTCGGCCTGGGCGACGACGTGCCTGACTCCACCGTCCCCGTCGAGATCTCCTGGAGGGACGCCTGCGGCGGCGCCCGTACCGCGTCGGTGTCCCTGGAGCCCGGCTGGCACCGGATCCTGCTGGCCGACGGCCGCGCCTCGGAGATCCGGCGGCCATGA
- a CDS encoding prenyltransferase translates to MEWEQVVRTAWSIAAMQEPDGGVPWPEGHVDAWNHVECLMAMSVAGLTGPVRRGYDWLVRTQRADGSWPMKLVGGEAVEQGGESNHTAYVAVGVWHELLVTGDEDFARRMWPVVRAALDFVVGLQTTRGEIVWERAADGRAAAYALLTGCASVHQGLRCGVLLGEHLGDPQPDWELAADQLGHVLAAHPEAFADKSRFSMDWYYPILGGAVRGPAAEARLAEEWDTFVEPDLGIRCVSDQPWVTGAETCELVLTLDALGDRERARKLFSDMQHLRHEDGSYWTGWQFVNEKHFPHERSAYTAAAVVLAADALDGHTPASGVFRDAGAYVTDRPTAACGCSHARSRS, encoded by the coding sequence ATGGAGTGGGAACAGGTCGTCCGGACCGCGTGGAGCATCGCGGCGATGCAGGAGCCCGACGGCGGCGTCCCGTGGCCCGAAGGACACGTGGACGCCTGGAACCACGTCGAGTGCCTGATGGCGATGAGCGTGGCGGGACTGACCGGCCCGGTCCGCCGGGGGTACGACTGGCTGGTCCGCACGCAGCGGGCCGACGGCTCCTGGCCGATGAAGCTGGTCGGGGGCGAGGCCGTCGAGCAGGGCGGGGAGTCCAACCACACCGCGTACGTCGCGGTCGGCGTCTGGCACGAGCTGCTGGTGACCGGGGATGAGGACTTCGCCCGGCGGATGTGGCCGGTCGTCCGGGCCGCGCTGGACTTCGTGGTCGGCCTGCAGACCACCCGGGGTGAGATCGTCTGGGAGCGCGCGGCCGACGGCAGGGCCGCCGCGTACGCCCTGCTGACCGGCTGCGCCTCCGTCCACCAGGGTCTGCGCTGCGGTGTGCTGCTCGGCGAGCACCTGGGTGACCCGCAGCCCGACTGGGAACTGGCCGCCGACCAGCTCGGCCACGTGCTGGCCGCCCACCCCGAGGCGTTCGCCGACAAGAGCCGCTTCTCGATGGACTGGTACTACCCGATCCTGGGCGGCGCGGTGCGCGGCCCGGCCGCGGAGGCGCGGCTGGCCGAGGAGTGGGACACGTTCGTGGAACCGGACCTCGGCATCCGCTGCGTCTCCGACCAGCCGTGGGTGACCGGCGCCGAGACGTGCGAGCTGGTGCTGACCCTCGACGCCCTGGGCGACCGGGAACGGGCACGGAAGCTCTTCTCGGACATGCAGCACCTGCGGCACGAGGACGGCTCGTACTGGACCGGCTGGCAGTTCGTGAACGAGAAGCACTTCCCGCACGAGCGCTCGGCCTACACCGCGGCCGCGGTCGTGCTCGCCGCCGACGCGCTGGACGGGCACACCCCCGCCTCGGGCGTCTTCCGTGACGCGGGCGCGTACGTGACCGACCGCCCCACCGCCGCCTGCGGCTGCAGCCACGCCCGCTCCAGAAGCTGA